In Thermospira aquatica, the following proteins share a genomic window:
- a CDS encoding 3-isopropylmalate dehydrogenase produces MAYKIAVIPGDGTGPEVIREGLKVLNAVSHVYGIKFDFHTYDFGGERYLKTGKIIDAEEIEELKQYDAIYLGAIGHPDVKPGILEKGLLLRIRFDLDQYINLRPVKLYPGVETPIKEKTPEHIDFVVIRENTGGIYTGHGGATRVGTPDEVTTQVMVYDRKTVDRCLKYAFELKKRRNQISASYAAKPLHLVHKRNVLTYAGDLWFRAFEEMGQKSYPDIPRDYLHVDATTMWFVKNPEWFDVIVTENLFGDIITDLGAMIQGGMGIAAGGNINPEGVSMFEPIGGSAPKYTGKNVINPLAAIEAARMMIDELGEHKAADAIQKAVATTCTRLKSLSAGKMGYSTTEVGDMVASLIS; encoded by the coding sequence ATGGCATACAAAATTGCCGTTATCCCCGGTGATGGAACAGGTCCAGAGGTTATTCGAGAGGGACTCAAAGTACTCAATGCTGTGAGCCACGTCTATGGTATCAAGTTTGATTTTCATACCTATGACTTTGGTGGTGAACGCTATCTCAAAACAGGGAAGATTATCGATGCTGAAGAAATTGAAGAGCTCAAGCAGTATGATGCTATTTATCTCGGTGCCATTGGTCATCCTGATGTAAAACCGGGTATCCTCGAAAAGGGACTTCTTCTGCGTATTCGGTTTGACCTGGATCAGTACATCAACCTCCGTCCTGTAAAACTCTATCCGGGCGTTGAAACACCTATTAAGGAGAAGACTCCAGAACATATCGATTTTGTTGTCATACGGGAAAACACCGGTGGTATCTACACAGGACACGGTGGAGCTACTCGTGTAGGAACTCCCGATGAGGTGACCACCCAGGTGATGGTCTATGATCGAAAAACCGTTGATCGTTGTCTGAAGTATGCCTTTGAACTCAAGAAGAGACGAAACCAGATAAGTGCTTCCTACGCTGCCAAGCCTTTGCATCTCGTTCACAAGAGAAACGTGCTCACGTATGCCGGCGATCTCTGGTTTCGAGCTTTTGAAGAAATGGGACAGAAATCCTATCCCGATATTCCCAGAGACTATCTCCATGTGGATGCTACTACGATGTGGTTTGTGAAAAATCCGGAGTGGTTCGATGTTATTGTAACAGAAAACCTCTTTGGAGATATTATCACTGATCTGGGTGCCATGATCCAGGGTGGCATGGGTATCGCCGCCGGTGGAAACATCAATCCAGAAGGCGTGTCTATGTTTGAACCTATCGGTGGTTCAGCTCCAAAATACACAGGTAAAAATGTCATTAACCCCCTTGCAGCTATCGAAGCGGCTCGTATGATGATCGACGAGCTCGGTGAACATAAAGCTGCCGATGCTATTCAAAAAGCTGTGGCCACCACCTGTACACGTCTTAAAAGCCTCTCCGCTGGAAAGATGGGCTACTCCACCACCGAAGTGGGAGACATGGTTGCCAGCCTCATTTCCTGA
- a CDS encoding DUF3467 domain-containing protein, whose product MERHKSNNGQSLKINFTDRANGVSYSNFALINSSSEEFLFDFGSVTPGEKIMYLLPIFSHLESPPVKGGF is encoded by the coding sequence ATGGAAAGACACAAGAGTAATAATGGACAAAGTCTGAAGATAAACTTTACGGATAGGGCCAATGGAGTGAGTTACTCAAACTTTGCCTTAATCAATAGCAGTAGCGAGGAGTTTTTGTTTGACTTTGGGAGTGTGACACCGGGAGAAAAAATAATGTATCTTTTACCTATATTCTCTCATTTAGAAAGCCCCCCTGTTAAGGGGGGCTTTTAA
- a CDS encoding Imm32 family immunity protein gives MVLTVELNRKDESIEIYCDKEGIKLLKKQLDILEKNGGHVHLMTPSWGGHELTEEKQDENNELINHLRIVLKPD, from the coding sequence ATGGTATTGACTGTTGAATTGAATAGAAAAGATGAATCAATCGAGATTTATTGCGATAAAGAAGGTATTAAATTATTAAAAAAGCAATTAGATATTTTAGAAAAAAACGGTGGTCATGTACATTTAATGACACCATCCTGGGGTGGTCACGAATTGACGGAAGAAAAACAAGATGAGAATAATGAACTAATCAATCATTTGAGAATAGTATTGAAACCCGACTAA
- a CDS encoding NADase-type glycan-binding domain-containing protein, whose protein sequence is MKRFFVIVWFILGITVAYGQIRLDGTNRENAWQAVVPPYFPYLALDKNLSTCVAVNTNYTASDVPPYFRIVFREPFFIDTIVIYNGYQKNTNVYLANNRVKEIGIAGVLYVEKEGEIEDEYVINGEVFPLKDEWGPQEIKLGRAVKVQWFSFRVLSTYPGTRYDDTCISEIEFFYQGKKYDVVVLEEDKKNFLEVYKDRFLVRIPAYVPHFIWYDPSSRFAGSLKKMGITHDVHIIEFDMTDGGIYVYRKTRKDYSGEDFTIRDPKTGKVKMNRAVANRIGDWKLSEFSELMVKPLGGKQWEKTTDFRHFSGTFLEGIEYDEEDGMDEILEMGHPGH, encoded by the coding sequence ATGAAACGATTTTTTGTGATAGTATGGTTCATCTTGGGGATAACGGTAGCGTATGGGCAGATACGCCTAGATGGAACGAATAGAGAGAATGCCTGGCAGGCGGTGGTACCCCCCTATTTTCCTTATCTGGCGTTAGACAAAAACCTCTCTACCTGTGTAGCTGTAAACACCAACTACACAGCGAGTGATGTCCCTCCTTATTTTCGAATAGTATTTAGAGAACCCTTTTTTATTGACACTATAGTGATTTACAATGGGTATCAAAAGAATACAAATGTGTACCTGGCTAACAACAGGGTAAAAGAAATTGGTATAGCAGGAGTTCTCTATGTAGAAAAGGAGGGAGAAATTGAGGATGAATATGTGATCAATGGAGAAGTGTTTCCATTAAAAGATGAGTGGGGACCTCAAGAGATAAAGTTGGGAAGAGCTGTAAAGGTTCAATGGTTTTCTTTTAGAGTCCTCTCTACCTATCCTGGAACCCGATATGATGATACGTGTATAAGTGAGATAGAATTCTTTTACCAGGGTAAAAAATACGATGTAGTTGTTCTCGAAGAGGATAAGAAGAATTTTCTCGAGGTGTACAAAGATCGTTTTCTTGTCCGAATCCCTGCCTACGTGCCCCATTTTATTTGGTATGATCCCAGCAGTCGGTTTGCCGGGAGTCTCAAGAAGATGGGGATCACCCATGATGTGCATATCATTGAGTTTGATATGACGGATGGTGGGATCTATGTCTACCGCAAGACAAGAAAAGACTACAGTGGGGAGGATTTCACGATACGAGATCCCAAAACAGGCAAAGTGAAGATGAATAGAGCGGTAGCGAACAGGATAGGTGACTGGAAGCTTTCAGAGTTTTCTGAACTCATGGTGAAGCCTCTCGGGGGGAAACAGTGGGAGAAAACGACCGATTTCAGGCACTTTTCTGGTACCTTTCTGGAGGGTATTGAGTATGACGAGGAGGATGGGATGGATGAGATACTGGAAATGGGTCATCCAGGGCATTGA
- a CDS encoding SH3 domain-containing protein: protein MINKVITLLVSLVIFNPIFGHSKDIGMIVVEENLNVYEYPSISSNIITTLKAGFFVVYNPELINKNLADKYGEWVYINTGVYKNPAKGEDIIFGWARKSGVAKPDDFERVTNFESFKVIGSMGDSYYNYSFYKDGTYIRYNEKGKKIRGRVFKKGVVFLARDSTPTDSKYYLYNLFVLDNEGYYNFSCEDENGQLVRIKSKIYSSSYSLENLTNDYHILTGDNVNVRAEASTNSAVLLKLKKGARVKILKRSDVTFTISDRTAKWVYIDTGVKDKKGNTIKGWVVDIYLDEEE from the coding sequence ATGATAAACAAAGTTATAACCTTACTTGTATCATTGGTTATTTTTAATCCTATTTTTGGCCATTCAAAAGACATTGGTATGATTGTTGTTGAGGAAAATCTTAATGTCTATGAATACCCTTCCATTTCTTCCAATATAATTACTACTCTTAAAGCGGGTTTCTTTGTGGTTTATAACCCTGAGTTGATAAATAAAAATCTGGCTGATAAATATGGAGAATGGGTCTATATAAATACTGGGGTATATAAAAATCCTGCTAAAGGAGAAGATATAATATTTGGATGGGCAAGAAAAAGTGGTGTAGCTAAACCCGATGATTTTGAAAGAGTGACGAACTTTGAATCTTTTAAAGTCATTGGTTCAATGGGGGATTCATATTATAACTACTCTTTTTATAAAGACGGCACATATATTAGATATAATGAAAAAGGGAAAAAGATAAGAGGCAGAGTATTTAAGAAGGGAGTTGTATTTTTAGCAAGAGATTCAACACCAACGGACTCAAAATATTATCTCTATAATTTATTCGTACTTGACAACGAAGGTTATTATAATTTTTCTTGTGAAGATGAAAATGGTCAATTGGTAAGAATAAAAAGTAAAATTTATTCTTCGTCCTATAGTTTGGAAAATTTAACCAATGACTACCACATCCTCACCGGCGACAATGTAAACGTTCGTGCCGAAGCTTCTACAAACTCGGCTGTATTACTAAAGCTAAAGAAGGGAGCAAGGGTTAAGATACTTAAGCGGTCGGATGTTACTTTTACGATTAGTGACAGAACGGCTAAGTGGGTATACATAGACACAGGCGTTAAGGACAAGAAGGGTAATACAATTAAAGGCTGGGTGGTGGATATCTATCTGGATGAGGAGGAGTAG
- a CDS encoding ISNCY family transposase: MREVITMTLKAQKRAKILEMVKNKKIKQKDAAIILGICRRQLIRIFKEYLSKGDEALNHKLIGKPGNHRISSDIKEKIMQIVRNNYKGFKPTFIAEKLYEEHHIKIGASTLRLWMMETGLWKKIRKTAKHRTRRPRKEHFGEMIQMDGSIHDWFGTGKEVCLMNMVDDATGTSYGLFDTGETTQVALQCLFDWIMKYGIPYSIYCDYKSLFYTKREATIEEQLAGKLPLTKFGEVCHRLGIEMIYAHSPQAKGRVEMEWDPSGQVNSRNETKNIKDIDSANRFLKEYYWEKNNRKFSKKPLSDEDFHIALMPDQDLRNYVCYTAECKVYRDYTIKFSKRIYQIEKKQPIAIKPGDNVILKTWLDGSIHIFKKNIELNFFEIDDYGRRVIVSRKLCLVIG; encoded by the coding sequence ATGAGAGAGGTGATAACGATGACACTTAAAGCACAGAAGAGGGCAAAAATACTGGAGATGGTAAAGAACAAGAAAATCAAGCAGAAAGATGCTGCAATAATACTGGGGATTTGCAGAAGGCAACTTATTCGAATTTTTAAAGAATATTTATCAAAGGGTGATGAAGCCCTCAATCACAAATTAATAGGCAAACCGGGGAATCACAGAATTAGCAGTGATATCAAAGAGAAAATTATGCAGATAGTACGGAATAATTATAAAGGTTTTAAGCCGACATTTATAGCTGAAAAGCTTTATGAGGAACATCATATAAAAATAGGAGCATCAACGCTTCGTTTATGGATGATGGAAACAGGATTGTGGAAGAAAATAAGAAAAACTGCGAAACACCGTACCAGAAGGCCGAGAAAAGAGCATTTTGGAGAAATGATTCAAATGGACGGCAGCATTCACGACTGGTTTGGGACAGGCAAAGAAGTCTGTCTGATGAATATGGTGGATGATGCTACAGGCACATCTTACGGTCTTTTCGACACAGGAGAAACGACACAAGTAGCGCTGCAATGTTTGTTTGACTGGATAATGAAATACGGTATTCCTTATTCGATCTATTGTGATTATAAAAGCCTGTTCTATACGAAACGGGAAGCGACCATAGAAGAACAGCTTGCAGGGAAATTGCCTCTAACAAAGTTTGGAGAGGTCTGCCATAGGCTGGGGATAGAAATGATATATGCCCATAGTCCCCAGGCAAAAGGACGCGTAGAGATGGAATGGGATCCATCAGGACAGGTTAATAGCAGAAATGAAACTAAAAACATAAAGGATATTGACAGTGCCAATCGTTTTTTGAAAGAATATTACTGGGAAAAGAATAACCGAAAATTTAGTAAAAAACCTCTGTCGGATGAAGATTTTCATATTGCATTAATGCCTGATCAGGACTTAAGGAACTATGTTTGTTATACGGCCGAGTGCAAAGTCTATAGAGATTATACAATAAAGTTTTCTAAAAGAATATACCAGATTGAAAAGAAACAACCTATAGCCATAAAACCCGGGGACAATGTTATCTTAAAAACCTGGCTTGATGGAAGTATACATATTTTTAAGAAAAATATCGAATTGAACTTTTTTGAAATAGATGATTATGGTCGTAGAGTCATTGTGTCAAGAAAATTGTGTCTAGTCATAGGATAA
- a CDS encoding transposase yields the protein MIETKNILELFKPIVKEVLESMLKEEREIYLENNPPTKGNGFYERDLKTAFGELTAIRVPRTRDNGFKSALLPYRKRITEDLDALIRAMLISGMSTRKIAEVLKELYEIKISYANISRISQVGIEEIQKWRSRPLMEEYAVVFLDAMVFPIKRDRVENESIYVAIGITPEGRRRF from the coding sequence ATGATTGAGACGAAGAATATTTTAGAGCTATTCAAACCAATTGTCAAGGAAGTATTAGAGAGTATGTTAAAAGAGGAAAGAGAGATTTACCTGGAAAACAATCCTCCCACAAAAGGCAATGGCTTTTACGAAAGGGATTTAAAGACAGCTTTTGGCGAGCTTACAGCCATACGTGTTCCAAGAACAAGGGATAATGGATTTAAAAGTGCCCTTCTTCCCTATCGCAAACGCATCACAGAAGACTTAGATGCATTAATCAGGGCTATGTTGATATCAGGAATGTCAACAAGGAAGATAGCAGAAGTTTTAAAAGAGCTTTATGAAATAAAGATTTCTTATGCTAACATCTCAAGGATAAGCCAGGTAGGCATAGAAGAGATTCAGAAGTGGCGTAGTCGCCCTCTCATGGAAGAATATGCCGTGGTATTTCTGGATGCTATGGTGTTTCCTATCAAGAGAGATAGGGTAGAAAATGAATCAATATATGTAGCTATAGGCATTACACCTGAGGGAAGACGGAGATTTTAG
- a CDS encoding integrase catalytic domain-containing protein yields MEILDYFVRITGLKNRNYAARLLRQHGKTIYVGKKNYLKADIAKKGKRPGRKKKFGEEELKLLKKVWEIENYMCGKRLKPILNEVLDNLLANGHLHGSPQAIENLRHISASSIDRLLKHERKKLEIKGRKGTKPGTLLKQQIAIRTWAEWDENCPGFMEIDLVAHEGGNSRGDFAQTLNMVDVWSGWTELVAIKNKASKWVREAIEKVKGRLPFDLRGIDSDTGAEFINHPLRDWCEKNQIKFTRGRSSRSNDNCYVEQKNYSIVRQNVGYFRYDTEEEVYYLNRLYAYLRLYTNFFQPVMKMTEKKRIGSKVQKKHDDIKTPYQRLLESSYVSEAQKERLTRLYKALDLFHLRQKITACQRKLYSLQKKKNVKNKNLEETVWNF; encoded by the coding sequence ATGGAGATACTGGATTACTTTGTGAGGATAACAGGTTTAAAAAACCGAAACTATGCCGCCAGGCTCTTGAGGCAGCACGGAAAAACCATCTATGTAGGCAAGAAAAATTACCTTAAAGCCGACATAGCCAAGAAGGGCAAAAGACCTGGCAGAAAGAAAAAATTCGGCGAAGAGGAACTAAAACTTCTAAAAAAGGTCTGGGAAATTGAAAACTACATGTGTGGCAAACGTTTAAAGCCGATTCTCAATGAAGTTTTAGATAATCTCTTAGCAAACGGACATCTCCACGGTTCTCCACAGGCTATAGAAAACTTGCGCCATATAAGTGCTTCAAGTATTGACCGACTTTTGAAACATGAGCGTAAAAAGCTTGAGATAAAAGGACGAAAAGGCACAAAACCTGGAACGTTGTTAAAGCAACAAATAGCTATACGCACGTGGGCAGAGTGGGATGAAAATTGCCCTGGTTTTATGGAGATTGATCTGGTTGCCCATGAGGGAGGAAATAGCCGGGGAGATTTTGCTCAAACATTAAATATGGTGGATGTTTGGAGCGGTTGGACAGAACTTGTGGCAATCAAAAACAAAGCTTCAAAATGGGTAAGAGAAGCCATAGAAAAAGTCAAAGGAAGACTTCCTTTTGATTTACGGGGAATTGATTCTGATACCGGTGCTGAATTTATTAATCATCCTCTGCGCGATTGGTGTGAGAAGAACCAGATAAAATTTACAAGGGGAAGAAGCTCCCGTTCCAATGATAACTGCTACGTTGAGCAGAAAAACTATTCCATAGTCCGCCAGAATGTTGGATACTTCCGCTACGATACCGAGGAAGAAGTCTACTACTTGAACCGACTCTATGCCTATCTTCGACTGTATACCAACTTTTTTCAACCGGTTATGAAAATGACAGAGAAAAAGAGAATCGGAAGCAAGGTGCAAAAGAAGCATGATGATATTAAAACTCCCTACCAGCGGCTTTTAGAAAGCTCTTATGTAAGTGAGGCACAAAAGGAACGCCTAACAAGGCTTTATAAGGCTCTCGATTTGTTTCACCTAAGACAAAAAATTACAGCTTGCCAGAGAAAACTTTACAGCCTTCAAAAGAAAAAGAATGTAAAAAACAAAAATTTGGAGGAAACTGTATGGAATTTTTGA